In Limibacter armeniacum, a single window of DNA contains:
- a CDS encoding tetratricopeptide repeat protein gives MERNSKPILLVLLFFLNFNFLLAQSTTSEINELLRKAKQGDVLIQFSLAGLYHYGQNVSQDYNKAHYWYRKAAEQGHALAQFNLGQMLYKGIGIDQDYEKAFYWYKKAAEQGHTLAQYSMGDMLYTGTGVSQSYERAFYWYQQSAQKEHTLAQFSLATMYEQGLHVEQNYKEAFKYYKSSAEKGYVLSQYYLGTMLYDGRGTKQNEEQAFYWFKKSAEQGDVDAQFYIGWMYSQGEGVGKNVEQAAYWFNQAAKQGDAEAQYHLGQIHFLGEGVQKDYKQAFYWINRSAEQGNVDAQYSLGLMYYEGNGTDKNYKQALEWFQKAANQGNIDAQFYTGWMYSEGEGTQKDYQQAVYWYGKSAEQGDANAQYNLGLMYYKGEGILQDYNQAFEWFKKAAEQGDEIGQFYLGWMYGEGEGTDINHQQAHYWTKKAAEQGDANAQYNLGVIYYKGEGVSKDYQQAFHWFRKSAEQGYSDAQYDLGGMYFLGEGVSKSYQDAAFWFKKSADQGNKEALHSLSELKEQGLKASFE, from the coding sequence ATGGAGCGAAATAGTAAACCCATTTTATTGGTACTGTTATTCTTTCTGAACTTTAACTTTTTGTTAGCCCAAAGTACTACGTCAGAAATCAATGAACTTTTAAGAAAAGCAAAGCAGGGAGATGTTTTGATTCAGTTCAGTTTAGCAGGATTGTATCATTATGGTCAAAATGTTAGTCAAGATTATAACAAAGCCCACTACTGGTATCGTAAAGCTGCTGAGCAGGGACATGCCTTAGCCCAATTTAATTTAGGGCAAATGTTATACAAAGGTATTGGGATTGACCAAGACTATGAAAAGGCATTTTACTGGTATAAAAAAGCAGCTGAGCAAGGGCACACATTGGCTCAATATAGTATGGGAGATATGCTATATACAGGAACTGGTGTCAGTCAGAGTTATGAGCGAGCATTTTATTGGTATCAGCAATCTGCTCAAAAAGAGCATACGCTTGCCCAGTTTAGTTTGGCAACAATGTATGAACAAGGTTTACACGTTGAGCAAAATTATAAAGAGGCTTTTAAATATTATAAAAGCTCAGCCGAAAAAGGGTATGTACTTTCCCAATATTATCTGGGAACAATGCTCTATGATGGAAGAGGCACCAAGCAAAATGAAGAACAAGCATTTTATTGGTTTAAAAAGTCTGCAGAACAGGGAGATGTAGACGCACAGTTCTATATAGGCTGGATGTATAGCCAAGGAGAAGGCGTCGGAAAAAATGTTGAACAAGCTGCTTATTGGTTTAATCAGGCAGCGAAACAAGGTGATGCAGAAGCACAGTATCACTTGGGGCAAATTCATTTCCTTGGAGAAGGAGTCCAAAAGGACTATAAGCAGGCGTTTTATTGGATTAATAGGTCGGCAGAACAAGGTAATGTAGACGCTCAATATAGCTTAGGTTTAATGTATTATGAGGGGAATGGAACAGACAAGAATTATAAGCAAGCATTGGAGTGGTTTCAGAAAGCAGCCAATCAAGGCAATATAGATGCCCAGTTTTATACAGGTTGGATGTATAGTGAAGGAGAAGGTACCCAGAAGGATTATCAGCAAGCTGTCTATTGGTATGGTAAGTCAGCGGAGCAGGGTGATGCCAATGCACAGTATAACCTTGGTCTTATGTATTATAAGGGAGAAGGCATTTTACAGGACTATAATCAAGCATTTGAATGGTTTAAAAAAGCTGCTGAGCAAGGTGATGAAATAGGTCAATTCTATTTAGGATGGATGTATGGGGAAGGAGAGGGTACAGATATTAACCATCAGCAAGCGCATTACTGGACTAAAAAAGCAGCAGAGCAGGGAGATGCTAATGCTCAATATAATTTGGGTGTGATCTATTATAAAGGTGAAGGCGTTTCAAAGGATTATCAGCAAGCATTTCATTGGTTCAGAAAGTCTGCCGAACAAGGTTATTCAGATGCCCAATATGATTTGGGAGGGATGTATTTTTTGGGAGAAGGAGTTTCTAAGAGTTATCAGGATGCAGCCTTTTGGTTTAAGAAATCTGCAGATCAAGGGAATAAGGAAGCTTTACATAGCTTAAGTGAATTAAAAGAACAGGGGCTTAAAGCGAGCTTTGAATGA
- a CDS encoding outer membrane protein assembly factor BamB family protein yields MKKLLLFFTLFLTVFNTFSQTAPDWEFQLEGSVKQIFKHSFTGVPVVETSKYYYGINVVDQQPMWQLEKSAANEALKKVNNVASLAGVSTGTEELVKEAFQEIPFTPYVSINKALVNVASGKVIMGEGKHDYTNILGHDIVPELYTLLLKVLSADGNTKLYCIDLKSHEIVWDITLKENGLAGKMLNAVTDMSFASPTTPKATAHGDILYKEGKNLLLLDGKSGTTKWTSEVKPGYFFLNNKQDIVLVVQASSSMPGVTINSSNLSKKIMALDLSNGTELWKKAVKLESNFVKHRIVNDDEFMAIHKSGINIYNFKTGENKWKKDFEANYINDVSFTEKGYEVFYGNKIMLVNLEDGKEAWKKPLKLDMDEETEGYTIKKEYAKGLFIYSGGNVGLFDKETGKKIWRDRSISFESMIAFDDANNKVAILDRKKFYFFDPNAVEKKLESLKLEIEEPKEITGFEPTENGYFVTGNHEYVFMDKNGNVKYHQYFKQLKTDVLLKTALLSSNIIGGLLSTEVVVNDENGEEIARGGLFMSSQNAQALGAVSAAQYEVYRKLKKESKMRGLPIADKNTAYFLSGTKAESGDVLELVKINKNTGEENSRFVFGDDRKVIYMLDHETGTLLSSSDNTLKVFNLK; encoded by the coding sequence ATGAAAAAGTTACTATTATTTTTTACTCTTTTTCTTACTGTCTTCAATACATTTTCTCAAACAGCTCCAGACTGGGAGTTTCAACTTGAAGGTTCAGTAAAACAAATTTTCAAACATTCTTTTACTGGTGTTCCTGTAGTAGAAACAAGCAAGTATTATTATGGCATCAATGTAGTAGATCAGCAACCAATGTGGCAATTGGAAAAATCTGCAGCTAATGAAGCCCTTAAAAAAGTCAACAATGTAGCTAGCTTGGCGGGTGTAAGTACTGGAACTGAAGAATTGGTTAAAGAAGCTTTTCAAGAAATCCCATTTACTCCTTATGTTTCAATCAACAAAGCCTTAGTAAATGTAGCTTCAGGCAAGGTCATAATGGGAGAAGGAAAACATGATTACACAAACATCCTTGGTCATGACATTGTCCCAGAGCTTTATACATTGCTTCTTAAAGTACTGAGTGCTGATGGCAACACTAAACTCTATTGCATTGACCTTAAAAGCCACGAAATCGTATGGGACATTACCCTGAAAGAAAATGGACTGGCAGGCAAAATGCTTAATGCCGTAACTGATATGTCATTTGCTTCCCCTACAACTCCTAAAGCAACTGCCCATGGCGACATCCTCTACAAAGAGGGCAAAAACCTTTTGTTGCTTGATGGTAAATCGGGTACTACAAAGTGGACTTCTGAAGTTAAACCTGGTTATTTCTTCCTGAACAACAAGCAAGATATTGTATTGGTAGTTCAAGCTTCCTCTTCCATGCCTGGTGTTACTATTAATAGTAGCAACCTAAGCAAGAAGATCATGGCTCTTGACCTTTCCAATGGAACTGAGCTTTGGAAGAAGGCTGTCAAGTTGGAAAGTAACTTTGTAAAACATCGCATAGTCAACGATGATGAGTTTATGGCTATTCACAAGTCAGGCATCAACATTTATAATTTCAAAACTGGAGAAAATAAGTGGAAGAAAGATTTTGAGGCTAACTACATCAACGATGTATCATTCACAGAAAAAGGGTACGAAGTTTTCTATGGCAACAAAATTATGCTGGTAAATCTAGAAGACGGTAAAGAAGCTTGGAAAAAGCCTCTAAAGCTGGATATGGATGAGGAAACAGAAGGGTATACAATCAAGAAAGAATACGCAAAAGGTCTTTTTATCTATAGCGGCGGCAATGTTGGACTCTTTGACAAAGAAACTGGCAAAAAAATCTGGAGAGACAGAAGTATAAGTTTTGAATCAATGATTGCTTTTGATGATGCTAACAACAAGGTTGCTATTCTGGACAGAAAAAAGTTCTACTTCTTTGACCCTAATGCTGTTGAGAAAAAACTGGAAAGCCTTAAACTAGAAATTGAAGAACCTAAAGAAATTACAGGTTTTGAACCTACAGAAAACGGTTACTTCGTTACTGGTAATCATGAATATGTTTTCATGGACAAAAATGGAAATGTAAAATATCATCAATATTTCAAACAGCTTAAAACCGACGTACTACTTAAAACAGCGTTACTTTCCAGTAATATTATTGGAGGTCTCCTGTCAACTGAAGTAGTAGTTAATGACGAAAATGGAGAGGAAATAGCACGCGGTGGACTGTTTATGAGTTCTCAAAATGCGCAAGCTTTGGGAGCTGTTTCAGCTGCTCAATATGAAGTTTATCGTAAGCTGAAAAAAGAATCTAAGATGAGAGGTCTTCCAATCGCTGACAAGAATACAGCTTACTTCTTGTCTGGAACTAAAGCGGAGTCAGGGGATGTGTTAGAACTCGTGAAAATCAACAAAAATACAGGTGAAGAAAATAGCCGTTTTGTTTTTGGAGATGACCGAAAAGTAATTTATATGCTTGACCACGAAACAGGTACGCTGCTTTCATCAAGCGATAATACACTTAAGGTTTTCAACCTGAAATAA
- a CDS encoding peptidoglycan DD-metalloendopeptidase family protein yields MTFTALSYYLLKVSGCQVIFYLFFWVLLKQSSAFQWNRIYLLFSLGISFLVPLVSVSLPAEPITLLPNGNVFTDNLQTEGWSQDISHDGGRSLPWLMFLYLTGVAVQIFRMTAGTFQILKLRNKGRLASLKGTKVILLPEVLPPFSWGKWIFVPESRCTDAGISEILRHEQCHTNQLHTADVILSKLLAAWLWFNPFVFFHIKAIQDNHEFLADAIVLSNGTDKLLYQQLLLTETSQYLGLGNGFHSSTLKKRLIKMNTKNSVSLWKLIIALPIVVGVTLLFTDYSTATVATVVPIPTNAIPRAIDNPPSISPIQDGYLVRLSSAFGMRLHPILKEKKFHRGIDFATKAGVPVQATADGIIKKTNFATEKKGYGNYIVIDHDKTFSTLYAQLSEIKVKEGEKVKKGQVIGLVGSSGASTAPHLHYEVMKDGKHVNPADYLGDK; encoded by the coding sequence ATGACGTTTACAGCACTTTCTTATTACCTGCTGAAGGTAAGCGGATGTCAGGTTATCTTTTACCTGTTTTTTTGGGTATTACTCAAACAATCATCCGCTTTTCAGTGGAACCGTATATACCTGCTCTTTTCTTTGGGCATCTCATTTCTAGTTCCCTTGGTATCAGTAAGCTTACCTGCTGAGCCAATAACATTGCTTCCAAATGGAAATGTATTTACCGACAACCTTCAAACAGAAGGCTGGTCGCAAGACATTTCCCATGATGGAGGCAGGTCGCTTCCTTGGTTGATGTTTTTGTACCTAACTGGTGTCGCTGTTCAAATCTTCCGGATGACAGCAGGTACTTTTCAGATATTAAAGCTTCGTAACAAGGGAAGGCTTGCCTCTCTGAAGGGCACGAAAGTTATCCTTCTGCCTGAAGTTCTTCCGCCATTCTCATGGGGAAAATGGATTTTTGTACCCGAATCCCGATGTACGGATGCGGGTATTTCAGAAATCCTACGTCATGAACAATGTCACACAAACCAGCTGCATACTGCTGATGTCATTCTTTCAAAATTGCTGGCTGCATGGCTATGGTTCAACCCTTTTGTTTTCTTTCATATCAAAGCCATACAGGACAACCATGAGTTCCTTGCCGATGCCATCGTACTGTCTAACGGTACTGACAAGCTGCTTTACCAACAGTTATTACTTACTGAAACCAGCCAATACCTTGGACTGGGCAATGGCTTTCACAGTTCAACACTTAAAAAGAGATTAATTAAAATGAATACTAAAAATAGTGTTTCCCTATGGAAACTAATTATTGCATTGCCTATTGTAGTAGGCGTTACCCTACTATTTACAGATTATTCTACCGCCACGGTTGCCACAGTAGTTCCAATCCCAACTAATGCGATCCCTAGAGCAATAGATAATCCACCTTCTATTTCGCCAATACAAGATGGTTATTTGGTCAGGCTTTCTTCTGCTTTTGGCATGCGCCTCCACCCTATTCTAAAAGAAAAGAAATTCCATAGGGGTATTGACTTTGCCACAAAAGCTGGCGTACCTGTGCAAGCCACTGCTGACGGCATTATCAAAAAGACCAACTTTGCTACAGAGAAAAAAGGTTACGGCAACTATATCGTCATTGACCATGACAAGACTTTCTCCACACTTTATGCGCAGCTTAGCGAGATTAAAGTAAAAGAGGGAGAAAAGGTAAAAAAAGGACAAGTTATTGGACTTGTTGGTAGCAGTGGTGCATCTACAGCTCCACACCTACACTATGAGGTTATGAAGGATGGTAAACATGTAAATCCAGCCGATTATTTAGGAGATAAATAA
- a CDS encoding BlaI/MecI/CopY family transcriptional regulator has translation MKELTKAEEQIMQVLWKLDKAFLKDIVEKLPEPRPAYTTVSTVIRVLVKKQFIGFNTYGKVNEYYPAVSKEAYFKTHFSGMVKNFFNNSLKGFASFFAGDKEMDLKELEEIKSIVEQEIEKRKAAGDQ, from the coding sequence ATGAAAGAATTGACAAAAGCGGAAGAACAAATCATGCAGGTATTATGGAAGCTGGACAAGGCTTTCCTAAAAGACATTGTGGAAAAGCTACCAGAACCTAGACCTGCTTATACGACGGTATCCACTGTCATTAGAGTATTGGTCAAAAAACAGTTTATAGGTTTTAACACCTATGGAAAAGTAAACGAGTATTATCCTGCCGTAAGCAAGGAGGCTTATTTCAAGACGCACTTCAGTGGTATGGTGAAAAACTTTTTCAACAACTCACTGAAAGGCTTCGCTTCCTTTTTTGCAGGTGACAAGGAAATGGACTTGAAGGAACTTGAAGAAATTAAGAGTATTGTAGAACAGGAAATTGAAAAAAGAAAAGCTGCCGGAGACCAGTAG